From Streptomyces sp. HUAS MG91, the proteins below share one genomic window:
- a CDS encoding MFS transporter has protein sequence MTKTERSGDTEPIDQDAPPTDRHLRPLVGLLAALAVALTSSRIVAVALPWFTLAMSGSASRMGLVSFCQLVPYVLGKALTGPVVDRHDPRRISAAADLASAAALTAVPLLFLTTGLPTPLFLALVAVVGAARAPGDLAKETMVPQVAEWARVPLVRATSLSGMVEQTAGIVGLSGGGVLVAWAGPQTALLVNAALFLMGSAILTLFVPRAKYRTAARPVPSGSKTNTVGRTSYRADMSAGLRFLRGDTFLLVIIATLGLGSLLDTAYTSVLLPLWAEHSGRNSSAVGLLGGVLTGCALGGSALAAWCAHRFSRRMLFLICFLLAGAPRFLVLGSGGSLTVAAAVIACAGLAQGFLNPLLGAVVLERIPRPMLGRVGGVADALMYAGIPFGGLLAGIAVAAADVQTVLLCAGCGYLLIAMVSGLMPQWLAMDSRTEATRGN, from the coding sequence ATGACGAAGACAGAACGCAGCGGAGACACCGAGCCGATCGACCAGGACGCGCCGCCCACCGACCGCCATCTCCGTCCGCTGGTCGGCCTGTTGGCCGCACTTGCGGTAGCGCTCACGTCCTCCCGGATCGTCGCAGTAGCGCTTCCCTGGTTCACGCTCGCCATGAGCGGCAGCGCGTCCCGGATGGGCCTGGTCAGCTTCTGCCAGCTGGTTCCCTACGTGCTGGGAAAGGCGCTGACCGGGCCCGTGGTGGACCGGCACGACCCACGGCGGATATCCGCCGCCGCGGACTTGGCAAGTGCCGCCGCCCTTACGGCTGTGCCCCTGCTTTTCCTCACCACAGGCCTACCCACGCCGCTCTTCCTCGCGCTGGTCGCGGTGGTGGGGGCTGCCCGCGCGCCCGGCGACCTGGCGAAGGAGACCATGGTTCCCCAGGTCGCGGAGTGGGCCCGGGTCCCCCTGGTCCGGGCCACCAGCCTCTCCGGCATGGTGGAACAGACCGCTGGCATCGTGGGACTGAGCGGCGGCGGAGTACTGGTCGCCTGGGCCGGGCCCCAAACCGCCCTGCTGGTGAACGCTGCCCTGTTCCTCATGGGCTCGGCAATCCTGACCCTCTTCGTGCCACGCGCCAAGTACCGGACTGCTGCTCGACCTGTCCCCAGCGGGTCCAAGACAAACACGGTGGGGCGTACCAGCTACCGAGCTGACATGTCCGCCGGCCTTCGCTTCCTGCGCGGCGACACCTTCCTGCTGGTGATCATCGCGACACTGGGACTCGGTTCCCTTCTGGACACCGCCTACACCTCGGTGCTGTTGCCTCTCTGGGCCGAACATTCCGGGCGGAACTCCTCCGCGGTCGGCCTGCTCGGTGGCGTCCTCACCGGCTGCGCACTGGGCGGAAGCGCTCTGGCAGCCTGGTGTGCCCATCGGTTCTCGCGACGGATGCTCTTTCTGATCTGCTTCCTGCTCGCAGGCGCCCCGCGCTTCCTCGTTCTGGGTAGCGGCGGTTCCCTGACCGTCGCGGCTGCAGTGATCGCCTGCGCCGGCCTGGCCCAGGGGTTCCTCAACCCGCTGCTGGGCGCGGTGGTTCTCGAGCGGATCCCCCGCCCCATGCTGGGCCGGGTGGGCGGCGTCGCCGACGCGCTGATGTACGCGGGGATTCCCTTCGGCGGTCTGCTGGCGGGCATCGCGGTCGCCGCAGCCGATGTACAGACAGTGCTGCTCTGCGCGGGATGCGGATATCTCCTTATCGCCATGGTCAGCGGCCTGATGCCGCAGTGGCTCGCCATGGACAGCCGAACTGAAGCCACCCGCGGAAACTAA
- a CDS encoding bacterial transcriptional activator domain-containing protein, with product MEPVVPASSRQRRPDRHPTVMRAAQGSSDRCGRTFPPSIAMPDSFPPLALPFSIRTLVPHGEVDAGCIQPRSLGGSVLQVSVLPSLHVRTTTGEVLLGPAQQQLIAYLATRAQPSPREQAATDLFPRVPLRRASARLRQLIWRTQQTAPLLAQARSSIAIAKNVNIDFREALTVIQRIERGDTLHGGWELLSRPLLKDLDTPWAEELRHSWDLRRLAALEQLAVQHMRSGELRPAILLADRASEVNPLREAPRRIAVTCCVRAGEPAEAHVRVRDFEALLRRELGIGPSRQLVQALASPGTPVGQGIRAA from the coding sequence ATGGAGCCAGTCGTTCCGGCATCGTCCCGGCAACGTCGCCCGGACCGTCATCCCACCGTTATGCGGGCAGCTCAGGGAAGTTCGGATCGGTGCGGACGGACGTTCCCACCCTCGATAGCCATGCCGGATTCTTTCCCTCCCCTTGCCCTCCCCTTTTCCATCCGCACTCTTGTCCCCCACGGAGAGGTAGATGCAGGATGCATCCAACCAAGATCATTAGGGGGGTCCGTGCTTCAGGTCTCTGTCCTGCCGTCTCTTCATGTGCGCACGACAACCGGGGAGGTCCTTCTTGGGCCGGCCCAACAACAATTGATCGCCTACCTGGCGACCCGAGCGCAGCCCTCCCCACGGGAACAGGCCGCTACAGACCTCTTCCCTCGAGTACCCCTCCGCAGGGCCTCCGCCCGCCTGCGCCAGCTGATCTGGCGAACACAGCAGACCGCTCCGCTCCTGGCCCAGGCGCGATCCTCGATAGCAATCGCCAAGAACGTCAATATCGACTTCCGGGAAGCCCTCACGGTGATCCAGCGCATCGAAAGAGGAGACACGCTTCACGGCGGATGGGAACTGCTGAGCAGACCACTCCTGAAGGATCTCGACACCCCGTGGGCAGAGGAACTGCGCCACTCATGGGACCTTCGCCGGCTCGCAGCTCTGGAGCAACTGGCCGTCCAGCACATGCGTTCCGGCGAGCTGAGGCCAGCGATCCTGCTGGCAGACCGGGCATCCGAGGTGAACCCCCTGCGAGAAGCACCCCGGCGCATCGCGGTGACATGCTGCGTCCGGGCAGGAGAGCCCGCAGAGGCACATGTACGCGTGAGGGATTTTGAGGCGCTGCTGCGTCGAGAGCTCGGAATCGGCCCCAGTCGACAGCTGGTTCAGGCGCTTGCCTCCCCCGGCACACCCGTCGGGCAGGGGATACGAGCGGCATGA
- a CDS encoding radical SAM protein — MSEPSFHPASPYLRFGHETFLDARGREVVPAILPGTASSMFIPVDLANLLNEGGIPGGTVSPEGLRQLREVGVVVDSQDEARASHYARMRQASADPGMRKFVLLPTSYCNMGCSYCGQEHRKGSTSPRHRAVVAARVRRAAQSTAVSRIQVGWFGGEPLMAYHAIKEMSREFRHHAQTNGIAYAASIVTNGSLLTERKIATLVETCAVTRFDITLDGLADVHDAHRPLKSGAKSFDRLVGLLSQTVADPRYAHVHFVLRTNVDIENCEHVTPYLEEMARLGFGGRSNVMFQLAAIHTWGNDVRAQQMEHGAYVRREVEWLDLMTRLGLNTALLPTSPKPQTCTATGAANEVIASDGSLYSCTEHPLVPAHEQADRLAWVDGLPSTQLRPQGAFDDWAQHVGEGKAMCSSCWLLPACGGSCPKLWREGEVPCPPVKFNIKERLSIVARKAGMQTVDSFPAPSAPTVTTAPTEQVAK, encoded by the coding sequence GTGTCCGAACCCTCCTTTCATCCTGCTTCCCCATACCTCCGGTTCGGTCACGAGACCTTCCTCGACGCGCGAGGTCGTGAGGTGGTGCCCGCGATCCTTCCCGGCACGGCCTCTTCGATGTTCATCCCGGTCGACCTGGCAAACCTGCTCAATGAAGGCGGGATACCGGGGGGAACGGTCTCCCCCGAAGGGCTTCGTCAGCTGCGTGAGGTCGGTGTTGTCGTCGACAGCCAGGACGAAGCGCGCGCTTCGCACTACGCACGCATGCGCCAGGCATCCGCAGATCCCGGGATGCGGAAGTTCGTCCTGCTTCCCACTTCATACTGCAACATGGGTTGCTCGTACTGCGGACAGGAACACCGCAAAGGGAGCACGTCTCCGCGGCATCGGGCCGTGGTTGCCGCCCGGGTGCGACGTGCGGCGCAGTCCACGGCCGTGTCCCGCATCCAGGTTGGCTGGTTCGGCGGTGAACCCTTGATGGCCTACCACGCCATCAAGGAGATGAGCCGAGAATTCCGTCATCACGCGCAGACGAACGGCATTGCATACGCCGCGAGCATTGTCACCAATGGATCTCTGCTCACCGAACGCAAGATTGCCACCCTGGTGGAAACGTGTGCGGTGACCAGGTTCGACATCACGCTGGACGGACTGGCGGACGTGCACGATGCGCATCGGCCGCTCAAGAGCGGCGCGAAGTCGTTCGACCGGCTGGTTGGACTGCTGTCCCAGACCGTGGCCGACCCCAGGTACGCCCATGTTCATTTTGTGTTGCGCACCAACGTGGATATCGAGAACTGTGAGCATGTCACCCCGTACCTGGAGGAAATGGCGCGCCTCGGCTTCGGCGGGCGGAGCAACGTCATGTTCCAGCTGGCCGCGATCCATACATGGGGAAACGATGTACGGGCGCAGCAGATGGAACATGGCGCCTACGTGCGACGTGAGGTGGAGTGGCTCGACCTCATGACACGCCTCGGCCTGAACACCGCCCTGCTGCCGACTTCACCAAAGCCCCAGACCTGTACAGCAACAGGAGCGGCGAATGAGGTGATCGCCAGCGACGGCTCCCTGTACTCCTGCACAGAGCACCCTCTGGTTCCGGCTCATGAACAGGCAGACAGGCTCGCCTGGGTCGATGGACTTCCGTCCACCCAGCTGAGGCCACAGGGCGCCTTCGACGACTGGGCCCAGCATGTCGGCGAGGGTAAGGCCATGTGCTCCTCGTGCTGGCTGCTGCCGGCCTGTGGGGGGAGCTGCCCAAAGCTGTGGAGGGAGGGAGAGGTCCCCTGCCCCCCTGTGAAGTTCAACATCAAGGAGCGGCTGTCCATCGTGGCCCGCAAGGCAGGGATGCAAACGGTCGATTCCTTCCCTGCGCCCTCCGCACCGACGGTGACCACCGCCCCAACCGAGCAGGTGGCGAAATGA
- a CDS encoding cupin domain-containing protein, which yields MTSHPGHDAFHPHLTGSGELPLSARLHHIRADGLDGDTAQTGGMRRFAAISGDSVGSERLWMGQTHVAPVTASSNHHHGASETAIHVVKGHPEFVFLDDSSGTAEEVRIRTAPGDYIFVPPFVPHREENPSPDEEAVVVIARSTQEAIVVNLPELYVLGKEPGDGPTEA from the coding sequence ATGACTTCGCACCCCGGACACGACGCCTTCCACCCGCATCTGACCGGGTCGGGCGAACTCCCCCTGAGCGCGCGGCTGCACCACATCCGCGCCGACGGGCTCGACGGCGACACCGCCCAGACCGGCGGGATGCGCCGGTTCGCCGCGATCAGCGGGGACAGCGTCGGCTCCGAGCGGCTGTGGATGGGCCAGACCCACGTCGCACCCGTCACCGCGTCCTCCAACCACCACCACGGCGCCTCCGAGACGGCGATCCACGTGGTCAAGGGCCACCCGGAGTTCGTCTTCCTCGACGATTCCTCCGGCACCGCGGAGGAGGTCCGCATCCGCACGGCTCCCGGCGACTACATCTTCGTACCGCCGTTCGTCCCCCACCGGGAGGAGAACCCGAGCCCCGACGAGGAGGCCGTCGTGGTGATCGCCCGCAGCACCCAGGAGGCCATCGTGGTCAACCTCCCGGAGCTGTACGTACTGGGCAAGGAGCCCGGCGACGGCCCGACCGAAGCCTAG
- a CDS encoding Rrf2 family transcriptional regulator, which produces MQISARVDYAVRALAELAADSARPLTCESIASAQEIPFRFLKSVFRDLRSAGLVRSQRGCEGGYWLGRDAAEISVAEVMTAVDGAFFTVRGERPETLGYPGAAAGLPGLWHGVESAAQTLLARTSIADLARQGADGKAVSA; this is translated from the coding sequence ATGCAGATTTCCGCCAGGGTCGACTACGCCGTGCGGGCCCTCGCCGAACTGGCGGCCGACAGCGCGCGGCCGTTGACGTGCGAGTCCATCGCCTCGGCGCAGGAGATTCCGTTCCGCTTCCTCAAGTCGGTCTTCCGCGACCTGCGATCGGCCGGGCTCGTGCGCAGCCAGCGCGGCTGCGAGGGCGGGTACTGGCTCGGGCGGGACGCGGCCGAGATCTCCGTCGCCGAGGTGATGACCGCCGTCGACGGCGCCTTCTTCACCGTGCGCGGCGAGCGCCCCGAGACCCTGGGGTACCCCGGTGCCGCGGCCGGTCTGCCCGGACTCTGGCACGGCGTCGAATCGGCCGCCCAGACACTGCTCGCACGGACCAGCATCGCGGACCTCGCCCGGCAGGGAGCGGACGGCAAGGCCGTCAGCGCATGA
- a CDS encoding DsbA family protein: protein MRAGEPDAAPRPVVDVTEFTDPACPWAWGSEPVFRRLRHGLAPRLRWRRVFGILFDEDDDPAPDPDAEARWYEEFIEGVAAHTRAPYAARLHWLTRTSWPASVVAKAAEAQGSQVADRVLRRLRETTFVLGRPADSLAAAEEAVRGVPGLDVRQLLDEQALFAAQEAVGADRAETRRPLAEVYGLQGPGPHPGRAKELADGHRYALPTLLFAGPGGRVCVPGWRPLREYVDAASTAAGAPLSLPAPLGPDAAAELWRSLTEPELRLLTGGSQPPADAVRVATGNGPLWLHPDEAKHHPATKAQAAGVSDNETPKGVH, encoded by the coding sequence ATGAGGGCGGGCGAGCCGGACGCCGCGCCCCGACCCGTCGTGGACGTCACCGAGTTCACGGATCCCGCGTGCCCGTGGGCCTGGGGCTCCGAGCCGGTCTTCCGGCGGCTGCGGCACGGTCTGGCGCCCCGGCTGCGCTGGCGGCGGGTGTTCGGCATCCTCTTCGACGAGGACGACGACCCCGCGCCGGACCCCGACGCCGAGGCCCGCTGGTACGAGGAGTTCATCGAGGGCGTCGCCGCCCACACCCGCGCGCCGTACGCCGCCCGGCTGCACTGGCTGACCCGGACCAGCTGGCCCGCGTCGGTCGTCGCCAAGGCCGCCGAGGCGCAGGGCTCTCAGGTGGCCGACCGGGTGCTGCGCAGGCTCCGCGAGACGACCTTCGTCCTGGGCCGCCCCGCCGACTCCCTGGCCGCCGCCGAGGAGGCCGTCAGGGGAGTGCCGGGCCTCGACGTACGCCAACTCTTGGACGAGCAGGCCCTGTTCGCCGCGCAGGAGGCCGTCGGCGCCGACCGGGCGGAGACCCGCCGCCCGCTCGCCGAGGTGTACGGCCTGCAAGGCCCCGGGCCGCACCCGGGCCGCGCCAAGGAACTCGCCGACGGACACCGGTACGCCCTGCCGACGCTCCTGTTCGCGGGGCCGGGCGGGCGCGTCTGCGTACCGGGCTGGCGGCCCCTGCGGGAGTACGTCGACGCGGCGTCGACGGCCGCCGGTGCGCCGCTGAGCCTGCCCGCGCCGCTCGGTCCCGACGCGGCGGCGGAGCTCTGGCGCAGCCTCACCGAGCCCGAACTGCGCCTGCTCACCGGCGGATCGCAGCCCCCCGCCGACGCCGTGCGGGTCGCGACGGGGAACGGTCCGCTGTGGCTCCACCCCGACGAGGCCAAGCACCACCCGGCGACGAAAGCGCAGGCAGCGGGGGTCTCGGACAATGAGACACCTAAAGGTGTCCATTGA
- a CDS encoding ABC transporter substrate-binding protein produces MPAFRLPTVPRPPSEPSSSPRLGRRSFLGVSLAAGASLALTACGGQSTSAAGSGGGTLKWGWDLPTSWDPVTSSAGWDVHSLSLVYAALTQLDPRGDAVPALAEAWKYNDDGTVVTFTLRSGATFGDGSPVDATAVRKSLERGRDDPKSLVASQLIGVKQISAPDPRTVELRLAAPDFQIPALLAGKTGMIVNPKVFAKDPTSLAMKPAGAGPYTLVSYVENSKAVLKRNPAYWDAKKIRTENFELYPLPEPSTVVAALKSGQYNVAQIPGSQVKAARAAGLKVQVIPSMVVAVLDVHNGREPFTDPDVVLALKYAVDREELLRTASFGYGETTRQPFPKGYAGYDPELDKLFPYDPKKARELLAKASHADGLKLKITTQKAEGVPELLQAQLKKVGITATIETIPADQATQIVYIQRAKALNVDQFAGRDSATQAFQVLFGKEGLMNPGRTTSPALEKALDVVRRTPLDSADYPEVLQKATGIAVRDMPNVFLYTVPRILARNPEVSEIPSYTVVQRFDGVTVG; encoded by the coding sequence ATGCCTGCGTTCCGCCTGCCCACCGTCCCCCGACCGCCCTCGGAACCGTCGTCGTCCCCCCGGCTCGGCCGCCGTTCCTTCCTCGGCGTCTCGCTCGCCGCCGGGGCCTCCCTCGCCCTGACCGCCTGCGGCGGGCAGTCCACCTCGGCGGCCGGAAGCGGCGGCGGAACCCTCAAGTGGGGCTGGGACCTGCCCACTTCATGGGATCCGGTCACCTCGTCGGCCGGCTGGGACGTGCACTCCCTCTCCCTCGTCTACGCGGCCCTGACCCAGCTCGACCCGCGGGGCGACGCCGTCCCCGCGCTCGCCGAGGCGTGGAAGTACAACGACGACGGCACGGTGGTCACCTTCACGCTCCGGTCGGGCGCGACGTTCGGCGACGGCAGCCCGGTCGACGCGACTGCCGTCAGGAAGAGCCTCGAACGGGGCCGTGACGACCCGAAGTCCCTGGTCGCCTCCCAGCTGATCGGCGTGAAGCAGATCAGCGCCCCGGACCCGCGCACCGTCGAACTGCGCCTGGCCGCACCCGACTTCCAGATACCCGCACTGCTCGCGGGCAAGACCGGGATGATCGTCAACCCGAAGGTCTTCGCGAAGGACCCCACGAGCCTGGCCATGAAGCCGGCCGGCGCCGGACCGTACACGCTCGTCTCCTACGTGGAGAACTCCAAGGCCGTCCTCAAGCGCAACCCCGCCTACTGGGACGCGAAGAAGATCAGGACGGAGAACTTCGAGCTGTACCCGCTCCCGGAGCCCTCCACCGTCGTCGCCGCGCTCAAGTCCGGCCAGTACAACGTCGCCCAGATACCCGGCAGTCAGGTGAAGGCCGCCCGCGCGGCCGGGCTGAAGGTGCAGGTCATCCCGTCCATGGTGGTGGCCGTCCTCGATGTGCACAACGGCCGCGAGCCCTTCACCGACCCGGACGTCGTCCTCGCCCTGAAGTACGCCGTCGACCGCGAGGAACTGCTGAGGACGGCCTCCTTCGGCTACGGCGAGACCACCCGCCAGCCCTTCCCCAAGGGCTATGCGGGCTACGACCCCGAGCTGGACAAGCTGTTCCCGTACGACCCGAAGAAGGCCAGGGAACTGCTCGCGAAGGCCAGCCACGCCGACGGGCTGAAGCTCAAGATCACCACGCAGAAGGCGGAAGGCGTACCGGAGTTGCTCCAGGCCCAGCTGAAGAAGGTCGGGATCACCGCCACCATCGAGACGATCCCCGCCGACCAGGCCACGCAGATCGTCTACATCCAGCGCGCCAAGGCGCTCAACGTCGACCAGTTCGCCGGACGCGACTCCGCCACCCAGGCCTTCCAGGTGCTGTTCGGCAAGGAGGGCCTGATGAACCCCGGGCGCACCACCTCACCCGCACTCGAGAAGGCCCTCGACGTCGTCCGCCGCACCCCGCTGGACTCGGCCGACTACCCCGAGGTGCTCCAGAAGGCCACCGGCATCGCGGTGCGGGACATGCCGAACGTGTTCCTGTACACCGTCCCGCGCATTCTCGCCCGCAACCCGGAAGTCTCCGAGATCCCCTCCTACACCGTCGTCCAGCGCTTCGACGGGGTGACCGTCGGATGA
- a CDS encoding ABC transporter permease, translated as MSAPALGSRRARPLGRLAAAPRSLGRAAVTTATVFLLASLLTFALGALSQANPAASVLGDLATPADIARMEAQFGLDRPLPVQYVSWLGHALSGDLGTSWFTGVPVADSIAQALPVDLSIAGLALLLAVVIGGGAGIAAALHAGGRVDRAVTLVCSVLATLPPFLIGIVLIVVFAVQFGALPTGGYEPLNAGAGPWLRYAILPAFALSLDAAASLARQLRTSLVGALRENYVVGAEMRGFSARRVMFGHVLRNAAGPALTVLGMSVPVILGGAVVTEKIFNLPGIAQLSLQAAERHDIPVVQGTLLVPVAVVLVANIAVNAVLGALNPAARRSGRAARKGEAA; from the coding sequence ATGAGCGCGCCCGCCCTCGGCTCCCGTCGGGCGCGGCCGCTCGGCCGGCTCGCCGCGGCGCCCCGCTCGCTGGGCCGGGCCGCCGTCACCACCGCCACCGTCTTCCTCCTTGCCTCGCTGCTGACCTTCGCACTCGGTGCGCTCTCGCAGGCCAACCCCGCCGCCTCCGTCCTCGGTGACCTCGCCACCCCGGCCGACATCGCGCGCATGGAGGCGCAGTTCGGCCTCGACCGGCCGCTGCCCGTGCAGTACGTGAGCTGGCTCGGGCACGCCCTCAGCGGCGACCTCGGCACCTCGTGGTTCACCGGGGTGCCGGTGGCGGACAGCATCGCCCAGGCCCTCCCCGTCGACCTGTCCATCGCCGGACTCGCGCTGCTGCTCGCCGTGGTCATCGGCGGCGGCGCCGGGATCGCCGCCGCGCTGCACGCCGGCGGACGCGTCGACCGGGCCGTCACCCTCGTCTGCTCGGTGCTCGCGACGCTGCCGCCGTTCCTCATCGGGATCGTCCTGATCGTCGTCTTCGCCGTCCAGTTCGGCGCGCTGCCCACCGGCGGCTACGAGCCGCTGAACGCGGGCGCCGGCCCCTGGCTGCGGTACGCGATCCTGCCCGCCTTCGCGCTCAGCCTGGACGCCGCCGCCTCCCTCGCCCGGCAACTGCGCACCTCGCTGGTCGGGGCGCTGCGCGAGAACTACGTCGTCGGCGCCGAGATGCGCGGATTCTCCGCCCGGCGCGTGATGTTCGGCCACGTCCTGCGCAACGCGGCCGGGCCCGCCCTCACCGTCCTCGGGATGAGCGTGCCGGTCATCCTCGGCGGCGCCGTCGTCACCGAGAAGATCTTCAACCTTCCGGGGATCGCGCAACTGTCCCTCCAGGCCGCCGAACGGCACGACATCCCCGTCGTGCAGGGCACCCTCCTCGTCCCCGTCGCCGTCGTGCTCGTCGCCAACATCGCGGTCAACGCGGTGCTCGGCGCGCTCAACCCGGCCGCCCGCAGGAGCGGGCGCGCCGCACGCAAGGGGGAGGCCGCATGA
- a CDS encoding ABC transporter permease gives MRVLRITWRQRSAKAALAVLAVVAVLAVAGGALAPADPLAQHPADMLQGPSAAHLLGTDYLGRDVLSRVVAGTGLSIGGALEAVGAALLLGVVPGLASVWLGPAVEWSTQRAADTLMIMPFTVFAIAVVGALGNGVHQAMLALGVLFAPLYFRVTRAAALGLKQAQYVEAAELMGASRRWILRTHVWGKILPTVAVTTAQVAGQALLVVSSLTFLGLGVKAPAPTWGGMLASDLGYLAQQPWAPLVPGAAIMITVGALNLLADAIRDGGARPVTLAAAAPVRPAPAHPAPEPAVRVVQSPQTEEAERRVTTG, from the coding sequence ATGAGGGTGCTCCGGATCACCTGGCGGCAGCGCTCGGCCAAGGCCGCCCTCGCCGTGCTCGCCGTGGTCGCGGTGCTCGCCGTCGCGGGCGGCGCGCTCGCACCGGCCGACCCGCTGGCGCAGCACCCCGCCGACATGCTCCAAGGGCCCAGCGCCGCACACCTGTTGGGCACCGACTACCTCGGCCGGGACGTCCTGAGCCGTGTCGTGGCCGGGACGGGGCTCTCCATCGGCGGCGCCCTGGAGGCCGTCGGCGCCGCACTGCTCCTCGGCGTCGTCCCCGGGCTCGCGTCGGTCTGGCTCGGCCCGGCCGTGGAATGGAGCACGCAGCGAGCCGCCGACACGCTGATGATCATGCCGTTCACGGTGTTCGCGATCGCCGTCGTCGGCGCCCTCGGCAACGGCGTGCACCAGGCCATGCTCGCCCTCGGCGTGCTCTTCGCCCCGCTGTACTTCCGCGTCACCCGGGCGGCCGCGCTCGGCCTGAAACAGGCGCAGTACGTGGAGGCCGCCGAACTGATGGGCGCCTCCCGCCGCTGGATCCTGCGCACCCACGTCTGGGGCAAGATCCTGCCGACGGTCGCGGTGACCACCGCACAGGTCGCGGGACAGGCCCTGCTGGTCGTCTCCTCGCTCACCTTCCTCGGCCTCGGCGTCAAGGCGCCCGCGCCGACCTGGGGCGGGATGCTCGCCTCCGACCTCGGCTACCTCGCCCAGCAGCCGTGGGCGCCGCTCGTCCCCGGCGCCGCGATCATGATCACCGTCGGGGCGCTCAACCTGCTGGCGGACGCGATCCGCGACGGCGGGGCGCGGCCGGTGACCCTCGCCGCCGCGGCCCCCGTGCGCCCGGCGCCCGCGCATCCCGCCCCCGAGCCGGCGGTCCGTGTCGTGCAGTCCCCGCAGACCGAGGAGGCCGAGCGCCGTGTCACCACTGGCTGA
- a CDS encoding ABC transporter ATP-binding protein, giving the protein MSPLAEPTAARTAAPVLTVEGLDVTVGPSVTAVRDVSFTLERGQAVGLVGESGSGKSLTCRSVLGVLPHGCEVAAGRATLAGDATDLTALTRRQWNTVRGRRVGAVFQDPASYLNPSLTVGRQLAEQLRVGRGLARSAARRRAVELFAAVGLHRPDEVFHHYPHELSGGMLQRVLIAIAVSCEPELLIADEATTALDVVVQAEILELLRTLRAERGLALLLVTHDLAVVAEACDRVIVMYAGEIVEDGPTAEVLAAPAHPYTEALLRVASLGDWGRRELDTIPGRPPETGADLPGCRFAERCAHATRECVDGPIALRTLDGGRRTRCVRPQSPTAPEGAAR; this is encoded by the coding sequence GTGTCACCACTGGCTGAACCCACCGCAGCGCGGACGGCCGCCCCCGTCCTCACCGTCGAGGGCCTCGACGTCACCGTCGGCCCCTCCGTCACCGCCGTCCGCGACGTGTCCTTCACCCTGGAACGCGGCCAGGCGGTCGGCCTGGTGGGGGAGTCGGGCAGCGGCAAGAGCCTCACCTGCCGGTCCGTCCTCGGCGTCCTGCCGCACGGATGCGAGGTCGCCGCCGGACGGGCGACGCTCGCCGGCGACGCCACCGACCTGACGGCCCTCACCCGCCGCCAGTGGAACACCGTCCGAGGCCGGCGCGTCGGAGCCGTCTTCCAGGACCCGGCCTCGTATCTGAACCCCTCCCTCACCGTGGGCAGGCAACTGGCCGAACAACTGCGGGTGGGGCGCGGCCTCGCCCGGTCCGCCGCACGCCGCCGCGCCGTCGAACTGTTCGCGGCGGTCGGACTGCACCGCCCCGACGAGGTGTTCCACCACTACCCGCACGAGCTGTCCGGCGGCATGCTCCAGCGGGTCCTCATCGCCATCGCCGTCTCCTGCGAGCCAGAACTCCTCATCGCCGACGAGGCGACCACCGCACTGGACGTCGTCGTCCAGGCGGAGATCCTCGAACTGCTGCGGACCCTGCGGGCCGAACGCGGTCTCGCGCTCCTCCTCGTCACCCACGACCTCGCCGTCGTCGCCGAGGCCTGCGACCGCGTGATCGTCATGTACGCGGGCGAGATCGTCGAGGACGGCCCGACCGCCGAGGTGCTGGCCGCGCCCGCGCACCCGTACACCGAGGCGCTGCTGCGCGTGGCGTCCCTCGGCGACTGGGGACGCCGGGAGCTCGACACCATCCCCGGCCGCCCGCCCGAGACGGGGGCCGACCTGCCGGGCTGCCGGTTCGCCGAGCGCTGCGCCCACGCGACGCGCGAGTGCGTCGACGGCCCGATCGCCCTGCGCACCCTGGACGGCGGCCGGCGCACCCGCTGCGTACGCCCCCAGAGCCCCACCGCGCCGGAAGGAGCAGCCCGGTGA